A window from Oceanithermus desulfurans encodes these proteins:
- a CDS encoding 3-hydroxyacyl-CoA dehydrogenase family protein: MEIQKIGVIGAGQMGSGIAQVAAQSGYEVVLMDVEELSLKKGLEAIRRSLDRFLRKEKITQEEADATLARIKTTLNPADFADCDLVVEAIVENESVKGKLFQTLDKVVKPEAVFASNTSSIPITKLASYTTRPERFIGMHFMNPVPLMKLVEVIRGYKTTDEVTRLVMATAEKMGKVPVEVNDYPGFVSNRVLIPMLNEAIQAVMEGVATPEAIDTVMKLGMNHPMGPLTLADFIGLDTVLAIMEVLYEGFGDSKYRPSPLLKKMVQAGLLGRKSGQGFYKYDEKGNKIGS, encoded by the coding sequence ATGGAGATCCAGAAGATCGGAGTCATCGGCGCGGGGCAGATGGGTTCGGGCATCGCTCAGGTGGCGGCCCAGTCGGGGTACGAGGTCGTGCTCATGGACGTCGAGGAGCTGAGCCTCAAGAAGGGGCTCGAGGCCATCCGAAGGTCGCTCGACCGCTTCCTGCGCAAAGAGAAGATCACCCAGGAAGAGGCCGACGCGACCCTGGCCCGCATCAAAACGACGCTCAACCCCGCGGACTTCGCGGACTGCGACCTGGTCGTCGAAGCCATCGTGGAAAACGAGTCGGTCAAGGGCAAGCTCTTCCAGACGCTCGACAAGGTGGTCAAGCCCGAGGCCGTCTTCGCCTCCAACACCTCCTCGATCCCCATCACCAAACTGGCCAGCTACACCACCCGCCCCGAGCGCTTCATCGGCATGCACTTCATGAACCCGGTGCCGCTCATGAAGCTCGTCGAGGTGATCCGCGGCTACAAGACCACGGACGAGGTCACCCGGTTGGTGATGGCGACGGCCGAGAAGATGGGCAAGGTGCCCGTCGAGGTCAACGACTACCCCGGCTTCGTCTCCAACCGCGTCCTCATTCCCATGCTCAACGAGGCCATCCAGGCGGTGATGGAGGGGGTGGCCACCCCCGAGGCCATCGACACCGTAATGAAGCTGGGCATGAACCACCCCATGGGCCCGCTGACGCTGGCCGACTTCATCGGCCTCGACACCGTGCTGGCCATCATGGAGGTGCTGTACGAGGGCTTCGGCGACAGCAAGTACCGCCCCTCGCCGCTGCTCAAGAAGATGGTCCAGGCCGGCCTGCTGGGCCGCAAGAGCGGTCAGGGGTTCTACAAGTACGACGAGAAGGGGAACAAGATCGGTTCGTAG
- the cimA gene encoding citramalate synthase → MGRVTILDTLLRDGALSEGVSFTPEDKIEILQLLDRLEIPYLEAGWPYQWPEDLEVFERARDLDLKGRLVAFGSTRRPETDPDRDPNLRALLKADTGTVHIYGKAWSLHVEKVLRTTLEENLAMVRETVAYLKELGKEVIFTAEHFYDGCRHDRGYSLEVAAAAVEGGADILVLGDSVGASLMHEVAKGIRSVKEAHPDVTVGFHGHNDMGLAVANAIAAVEAGAEHVQGTIGGYGARTGMTDLSTLIPILKLKMGIDVVSDEALANLTPVTRAIVNKIGVGDLDYHPFVGYKVFAHRTHSHIAAVLSDPETYEPIPPEAVGNERRLLLPGIARASYLESLAQRLGVDLSGDSAANQRIREELLRLEEAGYTYEDAEASLELVLGKLTGRFHPAMTVERLRLFEVIRGKHQPVVEASLRIQLGSHDEYVAAEGTGPVTTLFEVLLGALREVRSELGPLEDYVCGIRLAAVRVRTFYPRGKQELRARVTVTFTDGERNWSTIGISRDLIQATWQALFDGIEYGLYTKAEAEGIEPPLFK, encoded by the coding sequence ATGGGACGGGTCACGATTCTGGACACCCTGCTCCGCGACGGAGCCCTCTCCGAAGGGGTGAGCTTCACCCCCGAGGACAAGATCGAGATCCTGCAGCTCCTCGATCGGCTCGAGATCCCCTATCTGGAGGCCGGCTGGCCCTACCAGTGGCCCGAGGACCTGGAGGTCTTCGAGCGCGCCCGCGATCTGGACTTGAAGGGGCGGCTCGTGGCCTTCGGCTCCACCCGCCGGCCCGAGACCGACCCCGACCGTGACCCGAACCTGCGGGCGCTGCTCAAGGCCGACACCGGGACCGTGCACATCTACGGCAAGGCCTGGAGCCTGCACGTGGAGAAGGTGTTGCGCACCACGCTGGAGGAGAACCTTGCGATGGTGCGCGAGACCGTGGCCTACCTCAAGGAGCTGGGTAAGGAGGTCATCTTCACGGCGGAGCACTTCTACGACGGCTGCCGCCACGACCGCGGCTACTCGCTCGAGGTGGCCGCGGCGGCCGTGGAGGGGGGCGCCGACATCCTGGTGCTGGGCGATTCCGTGGGGGCCTCGCTGATGCATGAGGTGGCCAAGGGCATCCGCTCGGTGAAGGAAGCGCACCCGGACGTCACCGTCGGTTTCCACGGGCACAACGACATGGGCCTCGCCGTCGCCAACGCCATCGCCGCGGTGGAGGCGGGCGCCGAGCACGTGCAGGGCACGATCGGCGGCTACGGGGCGCGCACCGGGATGACCGACCTTTCGACGCTGATACCCATCCTCAAGCTCAAGATGGGAATCGACGTCGTCTCGGACGAGGCGCTCGCGAACCTGACGCCGGTCACGCGGGCGATCGTCAACAAGATCGGGGTGGGCGACCTCGACTACCACCCCTTCGTGGGCTACAAGGTCTTCGCCCACCGCACCCACTCGCACATCGCCGCGGTGCTCAGCGATCCGGAGACCTACGAGCCGATCCCGCCCGAGGCGGTGGGCAACGAGCGCCGGCTGCTGCTCCCGGGCATCGCCCGGGCCAGCTACCTCGAGTCCCTGGCCCAGCGGCTGGGCGTGGACCTCTCGGGCGACTCGGCCGCCAACCAGCGCATCCGCGAGGAGCTGCTGCGGCTCGAGGAGGCCGGCTACACCTACGAGGACGCGGAGGCCAGCCTCGAGCTGGTGCTGGGCAAGCTGACGGGCCGCTTCCACCCGGCGATGACGGTCGAGCGGCTGCGGCTCTTCGAGGTGATCCGCGGCAAGCACCAGCCGGTCGTCGAAGCCAGCCTGCGCATCCAGCTGGGCTCCCACGACGAGTACGTGGCCGCCGAGGGCACCGGGCCGGTGACCACCCTCTTCGAGGTGCTGCTGGGCGCCCTGCGCGAGGTGCGCAGCGAGCTGGGGCCGCTCGAAGACTACGTCTGCGGCATCCGGCTGGCCGCGGTGCGGGTGCGCACCTTCTACCCGCGCGGCAAGCAGGAGCTGCGGGCGCGGGTCACCGTAACCTTCACCGACGGCGAGCGCAACTGGAGCACGATCGGCATCAGCCGCGACCTGATCCAGGCCACCTGGCAGGCGCTCTTCGACGGCATCGAGTACGGGCTCTACACCAAGGCCGAGGCCGAGGGCATCGAACCGCCCTTGTTCAAGTAG
- a CDS encoding DMT family transporter, producing the protein MDLTTLSALAFTLVLWASAFAGIRAGLEGYGPAHLALLRFLVASSTLVVYAALARVRPPRRVDLGRIALLGFLGITVYHVALNYGELTVSAGAASLLIASGPIFTALLAVSFLGERLTPLGWAGIGLGFAGVALIALGEGGGLRFSPGAFWIVLAAFSTSLYFVFQMPLHGRYTPLEVTAYTLWAGTLWMLPLLPGLPAELAAAPPAATWSVVYLGVGPGMLAYVAWTFALSRAPASRVTSFLYLSPALAIVIAWVWLGEWPSLLAVVGGAVAIVGVLVTQYAGRAPASRGIS; encoded by the coding sequence ATGGACCTCACCACCCTCTCCGCCCTCGCGTTCACCCTGGTGCTGTGGGCCTCGGCCTTCGCGGGCATCCGCGCGGGGCTGGAGGGGTACGGTCCCGCGCACCTGGCGTTGCTCCGCTTCCTGGTCGCCTCGTCCACCCTGGTCGTCTACGCGGCGCTGGCGCGCGTCCGCCCGCCCCGGCGCGTCGACCTGGGCCGGATCGCCCTTTTGGGGTTTCTGGGGATCACCGTCTACCACGTCGCGCTCAACTACGGCGAGCTCACCGTCAGCGCGGGCGCGGCGAGCCTGCTCATCGCCTCGGGCCCGATCTTCACCGCGCTGCTCGCCGTCTCCTTCCTCGGCGAGCGGCTCACCCCCCTGGGGTGGGCGGGCATCGGGCTCGGGTTCGCGGGGGTGGCGCTGATTGCCCTGGGGGAGGGGGGAGGGCTGCGCTTCAGTCCGGGCGCGTTCTGGATCGTCCTTGCTGCGTTCTCCACGAGCCTCTACTTCGTCTTCCAAATGCCCCTGCACGGACGCTACACTCCGCTCGAGGTCACCGCCTACACCCTTTGGGCGGGCACCCTCTGGATGTTGCCGTTGCTCCCCGGTTTGCCCGCCGAGCTGGCTGCGGCGCCCCCCGCGGCGACCTGGAGCGTCGTCTACCTGGGGGTGGGCCCGGGGATGCTGGCCTACGTCGCCTGGACCTTCGCGCTCAGCCGGGCGCCGGCCTCGCGGGTGACCAGCTTCCTTTACCTTTCGCCGGCGCTGGCCATCGTCATCGCCTGGGTCTGGCTGGGCGAGTGGCCCAGCCTCCTGGCCGTGGTCGGCGGCGCGGTGGCCATCGTGGGGGTGCTGGTGACGCAGTACGCAGGACGTGCGCCCGCTTCGCGCGGTATAAGCTGA